A region of the Pseudodesulfovibrio sp. JC047 genome:
CGAGAGCGGTCACGGCCTCGCCCAAAACCTGAATAAACGCGACCTCTTCCAACGCATCCCGCAGGGCGGTGCGAACGTCCGGGTCCGGATGTATGAGCAAAGCTTTTAACGTCGGCATGGGATATCATCGACCTTTGTTCCAATACATTATGAAGAATACTTCACTGATAAGCCTACCCATAAACGTGTTGTTTCGCAAGGTTGAGGTCGTCCATCCCCTGCTGTCACACAATCCCGGCCCATATGTCACACTCCCGAAACCCACGCAGCTCGCAGTAGGGATACCGTCTCCACACTTCATTGAAAAATCGTCTTCCTCCGTCGCGGAGTGGGCACTCCTCTCCATGCCCGCTCCGCACCCTCTCCTTGCCAAAACCGACGGTTTGTGATCTCAATTGAACATCATGAAGACATGTATTTTTCTGCCCCCGGTCAACAAACCGACCGGCGGCGTCACCGTGTTGCGGCAGGTTGCCGATATTCTCCATCAGGCTGGGAAAGACGTCCGCCTTGTTGCGCGCGAAACCAGTGGTTGGCGACCGGACGGACTGGCCGATGCCGCGCCAGTGATTGAATGGGCCGACCTGCATCTGACGTCTGATGACATCTGGATGATTCCCGAAGGGTGGGTCAATGCACTGGCTCCGGGACTGGAAGCCAAGGCGCACTGTCTCAACTACGTCCAGAACTGGGCCTATCTGTTTTCGGCCCTGCCCGAAGGGGTGGACTGGCACAACCTGCCCGTGGAATTTCTCGCGGTCTCTGATCCCGTGTCCCACTACATCAAGAAAACGACCTTCAAGGATGCCCCGATCATTCGCCCGGGCATCGACCGCTCGATTTTCTATCCGCCAGACAAAAAGCCCACCCGCCGTTTTACGGTGGCGTTCATGCCGCGCAAAAACAAGGCACTGATCCAGCAGATCAAGGCCATTGTCGAGCACCGTATCGGACCGAATGCCATCAACTGGCTGCCCATTCAGGGCATGTCCACCCATCAGGTGGCCGACGCCCTGCGGTCCGCCCACATTTTCCTGGCAACAGGGTTTCCCGAAGGCTGTCCGCTCCCGCCTCTTGAGGCCATGGCCTGCGGGTGCCTGCCCGTGGGGTTCACCGGATTCGGCGGCTGGGACTACATGCGCCATATCCAATCGTCCCCCCGATTTACCCCGTGGATCGATCTGCGTGAAGTGGATTGGGCCGGAAACGGATTCTGGTGCGCGGACGGTGATGTGCTGGATGCCGCGCTCTGTCTGGAAGATGCGCTTGACATGCTCAAAAAAAACGATCTTTATCTAGCAGCGGCCCTGGAATCCGGGCAGGAAACAGCCGATGCCTACAGCTCTGACACCCAAAAACTCGCCGTCCTCGAAGCGTGGGACGCATTCTAAACACACCATGTCCAAAAAAAACCGACCTGAACCGGAATCCCTGGCACTTGCCGCCGGGGGCGTGGATTCGCACGCGCACCTTGACCTCGAAGATTTTGACGAAGACCGGGACGAGCTGCTCGCCCGGGCCTCGGCCTCGGGCATCAGCCAGATACTCAATGTCTTTCTCGGACCGGACGCCTATGAACGAAACCGGTCCCTCTTTGACACGCACCCGCAGGTTTCCTTCCTGCTCGGCGTACACCCCAACAACGCCCCGGACCTGACCGACGATGCGCTCGAACGGATGCGGCACCACTTCAGCACCGATTCACGGCTCAAGGGGGTCGGGGAAATCGGCCTTGATTATTATTGGGATGATGTCCCGCCCGACGTCCAGAAAGTCGCGTTCATCAAACAGATTGACTTGGCCCGAGAACTGTCCCTGCCCATTGTCATTCATTCCAGAGATGCCAATGACGATACGGCCACCATCCTTGAATCACACGGATTCAAAGACTACCCGGTGCTCTGGCACTGCTTTGGTGCGGACATCGAATTCGCTGAACGTCTTGTGGGCAACGGCTGGCATATTTCGATCCCCGGCCCGGTGACGTATCGAAAAAAATCCGAAGCGGTCCAGGCGGCCGTGGCCCGTATCCCACTCGACCGGCTCATGGTCGAAACAGATTGCCCGTACCTGACCCCGGAACCATGGCGCGGCAAACGCAACCATTCATCGCTGGTGGTCTTCACGGCCCAACGTATCGCCCAGATCAAAGGCCGCTCACTTGAAAATATCTGGCACATCACTGGCGACAACGCCCGACGCTTCTTTTCCCTGTAAATATTCTTCAGGGCCTGTCTCCATCAGGCCCCTTTTTTTCTCATTCGCCCACGTCCTCACCCGACCACTTCGCCGCAGGCGACACA
Encoded here:
- a CDS encoding TatD family hydrolase; its protein translation is MSKKNRPEPESLALAAGGVDSHAHLDLEDFDEDRDELLARASASGISQILNVFLGPDAYERNRSLFDTHPQVSFLLGVHPNNAPDLTDDALERMRHHFSTDSRLKGVGEIGLDYYWDDVPPDVQKVAFIKQIDLARELSLPIVIHSRDANDDTATILESHGFKDYPVLWHCFGADIEFAERLVGNGWHISIPGPVTYRKKSEAVQAAVARIPLDRLMVETDCPYLTPEPWRGKRNHSSLVVFTAQRIAQIKGRSLENIWHITGDNARRFFSL
- a CDS encoding glycosyltransferase family 4 protein, whose product is MKTCIFLPPVNKPTGGVTVLRQVADILHQAGKDVRLVARETSGWRPDGLADAAPVIEWADLHLTSDDIWMIPEGWVNALAPGLEAKAHCLNYVQNWAYLFSALPEGVDWHNLPVEFLAVSDPVSHYIKKTTFKDAPIIRPGIDRSIFYPPDKKPTRRFTVAFMPRKNKALIQQIKAIVEHRIGPNAINWLPIQGMSTHQVADALRSAHIFLATGFPEGCPLPPLEAMACGCLPVGFTGFGGWDYMRHIQSSPRFTPWIDLREVDWAGNGFWCADGDVLDAALCLEDALDMLKKNDLYLAAALESGQETADAYSSDTQKLAVLEAWDAF